A single Pseudoalteromonas rubra DNA region contains:
- a CDS encoding sigma-54-dependent transcriptional regulator, which produces MSYTTPPTSDTHTPSVLLVDDDPALSELLAIRLESHGFDVTLASSGHAALRQLASIPVDVVITDLRMEHMDGLALNQKLQAQYPGLPVIMMTAHGSIPDAVDAIEQGITAFITKPINSEELLAAIDKALPKNRAIQLTDPDNFHGLYHQSASMRQLVQQIKAIAPSQANILLQGESGTGKEVTARAIHRASSHAQGPFIAINCGALPAHLLESELFGHKKGAFTGAISDKQGLIQSADKGTLLLDEIGDMPLDLQVKLLRVLQEKTVRPIGGQHEQTVDVRILSASHKNLVQAVSEGKFREDLYYRLNVVAIQLPALRERVEDIPLLANLFLKQLSTGQKRFSLDTITALLSYAWPGNIRQLHNVVEYCVAMTPGKLITADSIISALPKQDDKQAFVGLNEAKRQFERDYLIKVLALCENNVPQAAKLAQRNRSDFYKLMKKHDIK; this is translated from the coding sequence ATGTCTTATACAACACCGCCTACCTCAGACACCCACACCCCCTCTGTTTTGCTGGTCGATGATGATCCGGCATTAAGCGAGCTGCTGGCAATACGCCTGGAAAGTCATGGCTTTGACGTAACCCTGGCCAGTAGTGGCCATGCGGCCTTGCGACAACTGGCCAGTATACCTGTTGATGTAGTGATCACCGACTTACGAATGGAGCACATGGACGGTCTGGCACTGAACCAGAAATTACAAGCCCAATACCCAGGCCTGCCTGTGATCATGATGACTGCGCATGGCTCGATCCCCGATGCTGTGGATGCCATTGAGCAAGGGATCACCGCTTTTATTACCAAACCGATAAACAGCGAAGAACTACTGGCAGCGATCGACAAAGCATTACCTAAAAACAGGGCGATACAACTCACTGATCCGGATAACTTTCACGGCTTGTATCACCAGAGCGCGAGCATGCGCCAACTGGTACAGCAGATTAAAGCCATCGCGCCCAGTCAGGCTAATATTTTGCTCCAGGGTGAAAGTGGCACGGGTAAGGAAGTCACCGCACGCGCCATTCACCGGGCGAGCAGTCATGCCCAGGGTCCCTTTATCGCCATCAACTGTGGTGCCCTGCCCGCGCACTTGCTTGAATCAGAGCTGTTTGGCCATAAAAAGGGGGCATTTACCGGCGCAATTTCGGATAAACAGGGGCTGATCCAAAGTGCCGATAAAGGCACTTTATTATTGGACGAAATAGGAGATATGCCACTCGATTTACAGGTAAAGCTATTACGGGTATTACAGGAAAAAACGGTCCGGCCGATCGGCGGGCAGCACGAACAAACGGTTGATGTCCGTATTCTCTCCGCCAGCCATAAAAACCTGGTGCAGGCTGTCAGCGAAGGTAAATTCAGAGAAGATCTGTACTATCGGCTCAACGTCGTCGCCATTCAATTGCCAGCGCTACGTGAGCGCGTTGAAGACATTCCACTACTGGCAAATTTATTTCTCAAGCAACTCTCCACTGGGCAAAAACGCTTCTCTTTAGATACCATAACGGCGCTGTTAAGTTATGCCTGGCCAGGCAATATTCGTCAGCTACATAACGTAGTTGAATACTGTGTAGCGATGACACCCGGCAAATTAATCACTGCAGACAGTATTATCAGCGCACTGCCAAAACAAGACGACAAGCAAGCCTTTGTCGGACTAAATGAAGCTAAACGTCAGTTTGAGCGTGATTACCTGATAAAAGTGCTCGCCCTATGTGAGAACAATGTCCCTCAGGCCGCCAAACTGGCTCAAAGAAATCGCTCAGACTTCTATAAACTGATGAAAAAACACGATATAAAATAA